A genomic stretch from Lathyrus oleraceus cultivar Zhongwan6 chromosome 2, CAAS_Psat_ZW6_1.0, whole genome shotgun sequence includes:
- the LOC127122937 gene encoding uncharacterized protein LOC127122937, which yields MDFVIGLPNTPKGSDIIWVIIDKLTKTAHFISIKISFLLQRLAEIYIDNIMKLHGIPSYIVFDRDPSYHSSIGMDTFEALYGRRCRTPVCWYEFGESVVLGPEIVQQTTEKVKMIQEKMKASHSRQKSYHDKRMKDLEFREGDHLFMRVTLVTGVGHALKSKKLTPCFIGPYQITQKIGVFAYRVALPPSLLNLHDVFHVSHLRKYIHDPSHMIQMDDVQVRDNLTVEVSPIQIKDREVKQLRDKEIVLVKVVWGGPAGGNMTWELESRMKESYPELFLPNVDVFISIL from the exons ATGGACTTTGTTATTGGTTTACCGAATACCCCGAAGGGAAGTGATATTATTTGGGTGATTATTGACAAGCTGACTAAAACGGCTCACTTCATATCGATTAAGATTAGTTTCTTATTGCAAAGGTTGGCTGAGATCTATATTGATAATATTATGAAGTTGCATGGCATCCCTTCGTATATAGTTTTCGACAGAGACCCAAG cTATCATTCTAGCATTGGTATGGACACATTCGAGGCATTATATGGCAGAAGGTGCAGGACTCCTGTATGTTGGTACGAATTTGGagagagtgttgtactcggacctgaaATCGTTCAACAGACTACCGAGAAAGTTAAaatgattcaagagaagatgaaggcttcaCATAGCAGGCAGAAGAGCTATCATGATAAGCGAATGAAGGATCTAGAGTTCCGAGAAGGTGATCATCTTTTTATGAGAGTCACTCTTGTGACCGGTGTGGGTCATGCCCTGAAGTCTAAGAAGCTGACTCCTTGCTTCATTGGACCCTATCAGATTACCCAGAAGATTGGAGTTTTTGCTTACCGTGTGGCACTACCCCCATCTCTTTTGAATCTgcatgatgtgttccatgtgtcaCATCTTCGGAAGTATATTCATGATCCATCTCACATGATACAAATGGATGATGTACAAGTTAGGGATAATCTGACGGTTGAAGTGTCACCTATTCAGATCAAGGATAGAGAAGTAAAGCAACTACGCGATAAAGAAATTGTTCTTGTGAAGGTTGTTTGGGGAGGACCTGCTGGAGGTAACATGACTTGGGAGCTAGAGAGTCGAATGAAGGAATCATATCCTGAGTTGTTTTTGCCAA ATGTTGATGTATTTATATCAATACTGTAA